gcatttggcccagtgtgcctcatctgcccccgacttgtgttcttgcatggatgctggggcagttaagttcccagtgcataaatggtctttgtgaaccacaaacactgcaaaatttgtgatgaatctTGCTTCGTGGCTCAGTTTGTAACAATCGGTTCTTTAGAATGCTTCTTTCTtcaacttatttgtttgtttatatttttataccaaccTTCAGGCCTCATGTGAAGGCTAATGAACCTGggttcattaaaggtaaaggtatcccctgtgcaaacaccgagtcatgtctgacccttggggtgacgccctctagcgttttcttggcagactcaatacggggtggtttgccagtgccttccccagtcattactgtttaccccccagcaagatgggtactcattttaccgacctcggaaggatggaaggctgagtcaaccttaagctggctgctgggattgaactcccagcctcatgggcaaagctgtcagacggctgccttaccactctgcgccacaagaggctcattaggttCATTATTCCTGTTTAAATCAGCTCTTGGATGCTAATAACAAATGACAAAGAGCAATAAATATGGTTgcaagcaaattaaaaaaaaactctccagGGAACTGTGCAATCCCTGAACTCGTCCACATATCATAGTTCTTCAAGGGAATTCTAGAGGATGGAGCCACAGTCTCTAAATTATCCcataaaggaaaaaaatcacaagGGTACATTATGTTGAGATGATGTAAATGTTCTTCATTTGACCATCTACATCTCTAGTATATAATATGTAGGAGGCTCTTAATCTTGAGTTTTGCACTACCAGTTAATGCACAGTACTTGAAAATATGGAGAACAACTGAGAACAAATGTAAACTACTGGATGGGTATGTGGAAATTACAGCAAATCCAGAGTGGTATTGTCTGAACAATCTTCCAAGTAACATTGGAGAGCAAATAACTGGTAAGTGGCTTCTCTGCTTACTTTCTGAATACAAGCTGTTCAATGCTTCACAATTTAGGGACTCAGTATTCTGACTCAGGACAGCTCATGTCAGAAATCTTGACACGTAGTGAGAAGGTCCTACAGGACTCAAAATTACCTggaagaaagcagagagagaaaagagagattgGGTACTGAGTGTTAGTGGAAGGAACTTGGTATGGAAGACCTTGCTCTTAAGGGATCTAATGTGAGGTAATATTAAGGGTGTTCTGGGGAAGTGCCTGTCTTTATTTGCTTTCCTTATCATTTTTAAGGCAAACAAGTTGAACAAAAAATATTATATGCTTCACTCCTAAAAAGTACCTCAATAGGCAGTTCACAAATTGAAATTTGGCTCAAACATTTCCAGTTGGAGTTTGcagagaagatgaagagttgttttttatatgatgTTTTTCTTATAGctgcttgcaatcgccttccatttcctcttcccaaaacagacaccttttaaaggaggtgaggctgagagacacctgatattactccttggtcagaacagctctatcagtgcggtagcaagcccaaggtcacccagctggctgcatgtgggggagcgttgggaggaatcaaacctggctgcatgggaggaatcaaacctggatacTATATAGtctaaagtagcaatccccaacctgtgggctgcggaccacatgtggtccttcgactaattggaggtgggccccgaaggacgccttctcccccccagccctttacttcatcccccccggccctttacaacacacttcattgttgtggcgtgtctgtatcttattttgaagggaagtttaaacattaccatagcgatcagagagtgctagggcagtggttgagagtagagtagtaaactaccccccccaccaggcctcagtaaaaggcgttgagtggtccctggtaataaaaaggttggggaccactggataaaGCAATCAAAAAAAATTTAGGATGTAATTTTAGTCTTGTATTGTGGAATTTCTatggtgtatatgtgtgtgtgtgtatgtatatgtcaGTCAgccagtaaccttttattggcataaaatttgttttaaaaatataggaATATTTcgacaaaataataaaataggccatggggttacataatcgaacagatcttaaaatgattagataaactataaaagataaaatacaaaatagtcagcatattataaaagcatcttggttaagactctggcgactataatgattacctctgggtctttgtcagagaggaGAAATTGCAAGGACTAGACTTATTTGCAGAGGGCTTGTTTCCCAGCCAAGCAACTAAACTGTCATCCCGGCATTGCTCATATAAGGagcaatctaacaaaatgagtGCGATAGAGTtcgggcagccagaaccacatagACAGAGTCTTGCATGGTATTGGATAAGGTTAAACCTTCCTTCTTAGACCTTtaaggggaaagcattcattcatgcaaggagaaaagctcttctcaggggagggacatcaagaagatgtaaatatgtaggcataagatGTGTATATAGAACATCCCTTTTAAAATAAGTCTTAAAATTATAAGCCTAGACataatgttaatattttgtcaAAACTAATCCATGATGGTGGATTACCATGGTGGTGGATTACCATGACAATGGTTTTAGTTACAAGACAAAACAATGGGTAAAACTTTGCTCTGTTTCATTTTATATATCTCTAAGACAATGAAAATGTGTTAGAAATGCAAGTAATTCCTTAGTATTGGTGCTTCTCCAATGTCTTTATAAGTGAAACCACAAGTTCTGAAATCAAAGAAGTTCTTCTGCCTATTTAATTCAAAATTTTGTCTCATCAGACAAAACAGGGGAAATGGGAGGATATATTCAGAGAGGAGAAAATGAAACCAGAGTGATGGAATTCATCTTTCTCGGCTTTCCGGGGTCCCCATATCTACAGGTGTTGATCTTCACACTCTTCCTTATCATGTATCTCCTGACAGTCTTGGGAAACATGTCCATCATAATTGTAGTAATCACACAACAACGTCTCCATtctcccatgtacttcttcctctgCAATCTCTCTTTCCTAGAGATATGGTACACCACTGTGATTATTCCTAAGACCCTTGGAATCATTATGGGGACTAGTAGAAACATCTCCGTAGCTGCCTGCAATCTACAGATGTATTTAAGTTATTCCTGTGGATGCACAAAATATTTCCTGCTTGCTGTCATGGCCTATGACCGATAATTGGCTATATGTTTCCCTTTGCACTATAGCACCATCATGGACATGAACCTTTCTGGCAAACTGGCAGTTGCCTCTTGGCTGTGTGGATTTCTTCTCATCTGTCTCCTGGCATTTCTGATCTCAAGATTATCCTTTTGTGGCTCCAATGTGATTACCCATTTCTTGTGCAACATTGATTCATGGATAATTCTCTCCTGCACGGACACCTATATTATTGAATTGGCAGCTTTTATTATTTCCATCTTTGTAATCTTGGGCTCCTGTCTGATCACCCTTCTTTCCTACATATACATCATTTCTAGGGTGTTCTGGAGAGGTGCCTGTTTTTATTTGCTTTCCTTATCATTTTTAAGGCAAACAAGTTGAACAAACAATATTGTACGCTTCCCTCCTAAACAGTACATCAATAGGACAAGGCACAAGGCAGTTCACACATTGTAATTTGGCTCATACTTTTCCAGTTGGAATTtgcaaagaagatgaagagttgttttttatatgatgTTTTTCTTGTAGCTGcttgccatcaccttccctttcctcttcccaaaacagacatcttgtgaaggaggtgaggctgagagagccatgatattactgcttggtcagaacagctctatcagtgcggtagcaagcccaaggtcacccagctggctgcatgtgggggagcgtggataCTGTATGGTCTAAAGCAATCAAAAAAATTGCAACAATAATATTTTAGGATGTAATTTTAGTCTTGTATTGTGGACTTTCTATTGTGTGtaggtatgtatgtatatataacatcccttttaaaataaattttaaaattataatcatAGACATAATATTAATATTTTGTCAAAACTAACCCATGTTGGTGGTTTTGGCAATGGTTTTAGTTACAAGACAAAACAATGGGAAAAACATAGCTCTGTTTCATTTTATATATCTCTAAGACAATGAAAACATGCTAGAAATGGAATTAATTCCTTAGCATTGGTAATTCTCCAACACACAGTTCATGTCTTTATTACTGAAAGCACAAGTTCTTAAATTTAAAGAAGTTCTTCAGCCTATTTAATGCAACATTTTGTCTCAACAGACAAAACAGGGGGAATGGGAGGATATATTCAAAGAGGAGAAAACGAAACCAGAGTGATGGAATTCATCCTTCTCGGCTTTCCGGGGTCCCCATATCTACACGTTTTCATCTTCACACTCTTTCTTATTATGTATCTCCTGACAGTTTTGGGAAACATGTCCATCATAATTTTAGTAATCACACAACAACGCCTCCATtctcccatgtacttcttcctttgCAATCTCTCTTTCCTAGAGATGTGGTACACCACTGTGATCATTCCTAAGACCCTTGGAATCATTATGGGGACCAGTAGAGACATCTCCTTAGCTGCCTGCAATCTACAAATGTACTTAAGTTATTCCTGTGGATGCACAGAATATTTCCTGCTTGCTGTCATGGCCTATGACCGATATTTGGCTATATGTTTTCCACTGCACTATAGTACCATCATGGACATGAGCCTTTCTGGCAAGCTGGCAGTTGCCTCTTGGCTGTGTGGATTTCTTCTCATCTGTATCCCAGCATTTCTGATCTCAAGATTATCCTTTTGTGGCTCCAATGTGATTAACCATTTCTTGTGCAACATTGATTCATGGATAATTCTCTCCTGCACAGACACCTTTGAAATCGAATTAGCAGCTTTTATTATTTCTGTTGTTGTAATATTAGGCTCTTGTCTGATCACCCTTCTTTCCTACATATACATCATTTCTACCATTCTAAAAATATCTTCTGCCAAAGGACAGCAGAAGGCTTTTTCTACATGTTCTTCCCATCTTGCTGTTGTAGTTATCTGGTATGGATCcaccatttttctttttgttaagcCATCTAAGCGGACATCTTTAGAAATGACCAAAGTCGTGAACATCCTGAATACAATTGTGACACCACTGCTGAATCCTTTTATTTACACCCTAAGAAACAAAGAGGTCAAGGAGGCTGTGAGAAGTCTGTTGCCCAGGGGATAAAAAGTGTGTTGTTACAAGTTCTGCTTGCAGACCTAACATACTTTAAAATAGGGCAAAGGGGACAGTGGTGATCATCCATGTAGAATCTGACATCCTGTCATCCCTTGCTTGATCCATGTAGACTGGCATAGCCTAGGTAGATGACCTGACGGGCAGGTTAGTCAGTGTCccaatctcatagaatcacagaatcatagagttggaaggggccatacaggccatctagtccaaccccctgctcaaagcatcctaaaccatccaagatgCCCCAATGTCTCGATGTTCCATACTGTGCCAAGGCCACTTACAGCTGTTGCCAGTATAGTTTGAAAGTGactaagcagcagacatgctgtctgaagctctggctaTGAGGCtcggagtttgatcccagcatctggctcaaggttgacttagacTTCCATTCTTCTGccgtcggtaaaatgattacccaacttgctggggggtaaaaacggcaatgactggggaaggaaatgtcaaaaccaccctgtattgagtccgccaagaaaactctagagggtatcaccccaagtgtcagacataactcggtgcttgcacaggggatatgtttacctttacctttatggcatgATTGGTGTTTCCAAAAAGGGATCCTTTGTCTCAGTGGAATTTTGACCAGTTGCTATGAAAAGGCAGATTCTTAGCTGTTAGGTCTCTAGGTTCATAGATGAGGGCGCttagagttcatttcagctctttatagTGGCCCCAcctaaatggtaaaggtaaaggtaaaggtatcccctgtgcaagcaccgagtcatgtctgacccttggggtgacgccctccagcgttttcatggcagactcaatacggggtggtttgccagtgccttccccagtcattaccgttttaccccccagcaagctgggtactcattttaccaacctcggaaggatggaaggctgagtcaaccttgagccggctgctgggattgaactcccagcctcatgggcaaagctttcagactttgcgccacaagaggctcttacctaaATGGTACAAGTggcaaaaactgaactgagaaacccacacAACCCCCTTGTGTATATATACAAAGGAACAAAAGGAGCTTTCTATCAGTACACACTATTGGTCAATGTtattttaaactgactggatccggcgCACAGCATCTGACCTTGCACTGACAAATCACATACTGAGAATTACTATTCTGCCTCATACCTTAAATCCAGTCTTTGGGAAATCTAcagacacaacccccccccctccaccccaccaaGACAGCTACTTCATAGGTAGTTTGCAAGGAGGTATCAGGGTGCATGCTGAATATGAGTAGAATGTTGCAGCTCTGGTTATTACAGGTACTTAAAAGAAAACAGACTAGGTTAATTGTATCATGACATACCATCAATAA
The Paroedura picta isolate Pp20150507F chromosome 16, Ppicta_v3.0, whole genome shotgun sequence genome window above contains:
- the LOC143825361 gene encoding olfactory receptor 6F1-like, producing MGGYIQRGENETRVMEFILLGFPGSPYLHVFIFTLFLIMYLLTVLGNMSIIILVITQQRLHSPMYFFLCNLSFLEMWYTTVIIPKTLGIIMGTSRDISLAACNLQMYLSYSCGCTEYFLLAVMAYDRYLAICFPLHYSTIMDMSLSGKLAVASWLCGFLLICIPAFLISRLSFCGSNVINHFLCNIDSWIILSCTDTFEIELAAFIISVVVILGSCLITLLSYIYIISTILKISSAKGQQKAFSTCSSHLAVVVIWYGSTIFLFVKPSKRTSLEMTKVVNILNTIVTPLLNPFIYTLRNKEVKEAVRSLLPRG